The following proteins come from a genomic window of Clostridia bacterium:
- the fba gene encoding class II fructose-1,6-bisphosphate aldolase: MPLVSSKQILYDAMQGGYAVAAFNVENMETVQAVVEGAEQLNSPVIVQTTPSSIAHTGLKFFYANVFTAAINSAIPVALHLDHGDSYDLAVKAIREGYTSLMIDGSKLTFEQNIEITKKVADLAHINGIPVEAELGKVGGKEDNIEVDQKDAIYTEPDQAKEFVEKTGVDYLAIAIGTAHGIYKGQPKLDFERLKEIRELLNIPLVLHGASGVPDEDVKKAIKGGINKVNIATELRIPFTQAIRDKLNDDLELFAPKVYLGAAREAVKHVVMEKIRLCGCDGKA, encoded by the coding sequence ATGCCTTTAGTTTCAAGCAAACAGATTTTATATGACGCTATGCAAGGTGGATACGCTGTTGCGGCATTTAATGTAGAGAATATGGAGACCGTTCAGGCTGTGGTAGAAGGTGCGGAGCAGCTCAATTCGCCGGTGATAGTACAAACTACACCTTCCAGCATTGCACATACAGGTCTTAAGTTTTTTTATGCAAATGTTTTTACTGCTGCTATAAACAGTGCGATACCTGTAGCTTTACATTTGGATCATGGAGATAGCTATGATTTGGCCGTTAAAGCGATAAGGGAAGGCTATACTTCTCTAATGATAGATGGGTCTAAACTTACTTTTGAACAAAATATAGAGATAACCAAAAAAGTTGCGGACTTAGCTCATATAAACGGTATACCTGTAGAGGCAGAGCTGGGGAAAGTGGGAGGAAAAGAGGATAATATAGAAGTCGATCAAAAAGATGCTATTTATACTGAACCAGATCAGGCTAAAGAGTTTGTAGAAAAGACAGGGGTAGACTATTTAGCCATTGCTATAGGTACTGCCCATGGCATATATAAGGGACAGCCTAAACTGGATTTTGAAAGATTGAAAGAGATAAGGGAGCTGTTGAATATACCACTAGTGTTGCATGGCGCTTCGGGTGTTCCGGATGAGGATGTTAAAAAGGCTATAAAAGGTGGAATAAACAAGGTGAATATTGCAACTGAACTGAGGATACCTTTTACCCAAGCCATTAGAGATAAACTGAATGATGATTTGGAATTATTCGCTCCTAAGGTATATCTAGGTGCTGCCCGGGAGGCAGTAAAGCATGTGGTGATGGAGAAAATAAGGTTATGCGGATGCGATGGTAAGGCGTGA
- the rbsK gene encoding ribokinase, which translates to MKERILVVGSLNMDMSIYTDRIPRTGETLSGRSFIMSPGGKGANQAVAAARLGGFVSMAGCVGADTNGKALLKNLKDNNVYTDHIRQVQDKTTGVAVIIVDKDGDNSIILDAGANASMDIEYISHIEYVIRESDYILMQLEIPMPVIEYVCKIAKKHGKFVVLDPAPAVQLKDELMQNVDLIKPNETECSILTGIDVNSLQDAKKAADIFIQRGVDHVVISMGENGIFYFNGQSEIHIPALHVEAVDTTAAGDTFTGALVSRLATGKSMEDSLKFAVVASGLAVTRKGAQSSIPCLHNVEKYMRREL; encoded by the coding sequence TTGAAAGAACGTATACTTGTTGTGGGAAGTCTTAACATGGATATGAGCATATACACAGATAGGATACCCCGCACCGGAGAGACCTTGAGCGGAAGGAGCTTTATAATGAGCCCAGGAGGCAAAGGTGCAAATCAGGCAGTTGCTGCCGCCAGGTTGGGTGGCTTTGTTTCCATGGCAGGCTGTGTTGGTGCTGATACCAATGGAAAAGCATTGTTAAAAAATCTTAAAGACAACAATGTATATACAGATCATATAAGACAAGTACAAGATAAAACTACAGGAGTGGCTGTGATAATAGTAGATAAAGATGGGGATAATTCTATCATATTAGATGCTGGGGCCAATGCAAGTATGGATATTGAATATATATCCCATATAGAGTATGTAATACGTGAAAGTGATTATATTCTAATGCAGTTGGAGATACCCATGCCTGTCATAGAGTATGTATGTAAGATTGCAAAAAAACACGGAAAGTTTGTAGTGCTTGATCCTGCTCCTGCGGTGCAGCTTAAAGATGAATTGATGCAAAACGTGGATCTTATAAAGCCTAACGAAACAGAGTGTAGCATACTAACCGGAATAGATGTGAATAGTTTACAAGATGCCAAAAAAGCTGCCGATATATTCATACAAAGGGGTGTTGATCATGTGGTGATAAGCATGGGCGAAAATGGTATATTTTATTTTAATGGCCAATCGGAAATTCATATCCCGGCATTACATGTAGAGGCAGTAGACACTACAGCAGCCGGCGATACTTTTACAGGAGCTTTAGTGAGCAGATTAGCCACAGGGAAGAGTATGGAGGATTCCCTCAAGTTTGCAGTAGTAGCATCAGGGCTTGCGGTTACCCGAAAAGGGGCACAAAGTTCAATACCTTGTTTGCATAATGTGGAAAAATATATGAGGCGTGAATTATAA
- a CDS encoding ATP-binding protein: MHNRTWDRLIVFYKIRQQDIFKKFYHLMLSLDNKDYNTAIDQYYKLCSLLLDYGERLEYEGINDAWGNYILDFILQDDNVFSQNAAQYHLSELGDSIKEAVKSDLKHLEQLYRVDFDQLMGCIGYHGLPKWHDITKGNITWNNNRKKIKQEFDRIRGWDGLLGKLWRFYSDSGTGIFNKYKAFRWRRGALEGIDNVDDIMLDDLIGYQYQIDKVVDNTIKLLKGFKANNVLLYGDRGTGKSSTVKALVNQYCLEGLRLVEISKDDFIHLIDIVRILENNPVKFILFIDDLSFNEDEGEYRELKALLEGRIQPLPKNVVIYATSNRRHLIKEMFSDRKAQDNGEVRMQDTLQEKLSLADRFGITVIYTAPNQREYLDIVFGLARSNGINMDRQKLNQMAVQWEMSQNGRSGRTARQFIDYLKAEMGQ; the protein is encoded by the coding sequence TTGCATAACCGGACATGGGATAGATTGATAGTTTTCTATAAGATAAGGCAACAGGATATATTTAAAAAATTCTATCATTTGATGCTTTCATTGGATAACAAAGACTATAATACAGCTATAGACCAGTATTATAAATTATGCTCATTGCTGTTAGATTACGGTGAAAGGCTGGAATATGAAGGTATAAATGATGCCTGGGGAAATTATATATTGGATTTTATACTTCAGGATGATAATGTCTTCAGTCAAAATGCTGCACAGTATCATCTATCAGAGCTAGGCGATTCTATAAAAGAAGCGGTGAAGAGCGATCTAAAGCACCTAGAGCAGCTATACAGAGTTGATTTTGATCAACTGATGGGATGTATAGGTTATCATGGATTGCCTAAATGGCATGATATTACAAAGGGCAACATTACATGGAATAATAATAGAAAAAAGATAAAACAGGAGTTTGATAGGATTCGGGGCTGGGATGGACTGCTTGGAAAGTTATGGCGGTTTTATTCAGATTCCGGCACCGGCATTTTTAACAAGTATAAAGCATTCAGATGGAGAAGGGGAGCATTAGAGGGTATAGACAATGTTGATGATATAATGTTGGATGATCTTATAGGGTACCAGTACCAGATAGATAAAGTGGTTGATAATACTATAAAATTATTGAAAGGCTTCAAGGCCAACAATGTTTTGCTTTACGGAGATAGGGGGACTGGTAAATCATCTACTGTAAAGGCGCTAGTCAATCAATATTGTTTAGAAGGTTTGAGGTTGGTGGAGATTTCAAAAGATGATTTTATCCACCTTATTGATATTGTAAGGATTTTAGAAAACAACCCGGTAAAATTCATATTGTTTATAGATGACCTTTCATTTAACGAGGATGAAGGAGAGTATAGGGAATTAAAGGCTTTGTTGGAGGGGAGGATACAGCCTTTACCTAAAAATGTGGTCATATATGCTACTTCCAACAGGCGTCATCTGATAAAAGAGATGTTTTCAGATAGAAAGGCCCAAGACAACGGAGAGGTGAGGATGCAGGATACTCTCCAGGAAAAGTTATCCTTGGCAGATAGGTTCGGAATAACTGTAATATATACAGCTCCAAACCAGAGGGAATATTTGGATATAGTATTTGGACTTGCTCGTTCCAATGGGATAAATATGGATAGGCAAAAGCTAAATCAAATGGCTGTTCAGTGGGAGATGAGCCAAAACGGCAGGTCGGGAAGGACAGCGCGGCAGTTTATCGATTATTTAAAAGCAGAGATGGGGCAATAG